Genomic DNA from Chaetodon auriga isolate fChaAug3 chromosome 13, fChaAug3.hap1, whole genome shotgun sequence:
ACCGTGTAGCATCATCAGCCTGCGCAGCTCATCTGCACTCGGATCtgctcacaaaaaaaaaaaaaaaaatcagtttgagTTGATTTTTTCATGAATCATCTTACTGTAACATTTTCAGCTATGGAGTTAAACAGTGGCAAAATACAATGTTTCCTCTATTACAGTCTGACAGTCTGAAAAAACCACCTGACCAGATACCTAATCTCACTGGTCAAAGTGACAGAAGTCCTTATAGATCTGCGAAAAACATCCCAAACAGTGGAAACATATACATGAGTACAAAATAGAGCCACTGATCACATAAAGCATGACCTAAAAGGTGTTTCTTTTTCCTGGTATTACCCAAATTCTGAGCTGATCTGTATGTACATAACAATGAAAATTATATAATATGGTGCTTTGAGGATAGAGTTTCATCCAACATGTTAAAAATTAAGTTATTATATCAGGTGAAGGAAGAGAAATACCAGGATGTACTACAGTGTGGTGTTACCTGTGTATCCATTGACATAGATGGACACTCCACTGAAAATGCTGGAGCATGAACCTTCCTTATGTTTCTCTCTGGGGGCTTCAAGTTTAAACTGCTCGTCCAGCTTAGAAACTTTGGCAGCCATGTAGCCGCCCTACAAACAAGGAGAGCAGTGACAGAACAAGGTGAAAatcattcacaaaaacaaatcccAGTGCTGAAACTTACATATACTGAATCAGATTTCTGACACATATGCATGTTGTACAAGTATGTCTTTGGTTTACATAATAACTGTCCCAAAAATCTATGGCTGGCCACGGTGCATCTATGTATGAGGAAACATTACAATGCCCTCTCTTGTGGTTGGGTACAGCATCTATGTAGACATCCTATCACCTAGCAATACTGTTttgtatatttgtatgtatAAATAACACACTTTACATGTCATGTCTCAGTCATGGTGTAGGTGTTTTCCTAATCAGGGTGGCCATGTCCTCATACTGCCATCCTTTGTGCCACACGCTGTTTGTGACGACGAGGTGATGGGTACTCACCCTGTCAGCCCAACCATTGTCACCACTGGTACTGGCTTTCTTCTTCATCCACCCATCTCGACTCATACTGAGCTACCTGAAAGCACAAGAGGAGCTGCTCATCTATACTGAGTCATGCAGGTGGAGGCTGGGGTTCAGACACCAGACTGCACACAGTTCAGTGCTTAATCAATCGATTAGATCGTCAACACTTAGAGGAGAAATGGACTAATGTGGTTGTGATGCACACAAATGGCAGAAATGATGCTGgatgacaacattaaacatataAAAAGGCGTGTCAATCATTGCAATTACCAACTTATTGATGAGGTAATTAATAATAGACTACAAAATACTGAAGTCAGCGATTCCTGAGTGAAGTTTCGTTGACAGTTAACAAATCTTTCCTCGGGTGCAAGAAGCAGGACACAGACAAGAAGAGACATTGAACATCTGGCATTTTCTGGCTGCCGTGTTGTGAATGTATGTCTGCGTCGACATGTTAACTCAGTGTAAATGTTATGACACTGGTTTAAGGCTCAGGACAAGAGCTCTGCGTCCAAGGGCATGTCCGGGCaggtcctctgctgctgacaggtaACGTTAGGTTACAACAGAGCCCCATGTGGCACCATGACACATTTTCCATGTAAGCGGCTAACATTAGCCTAGCGACTCAAAGCGATGCTCGGCTAGTTAATCATGCATGTCGCTGCGCCATGACACGAGCGTAACATCATGTCAGTTCAAGCGAGCACGAAACacgagtgtgagtgtgtttcctgcACTCGCTAACAATGCTGGCGGCATTAGCTGCCAAACAATGGATGAGGTAACGTAACTTCAGAACGGTGTTAAACACggttgtaaacaaacaacagtcCTGAGTGGTTGTTGGCCAGCTGGAGTCACTTGCTTTTACCTTTTCTCCTGTCAGACTGCTTGTTAGCCACAGACTTCTCTCTGCAGATAATGCCCAACACAAACGTTGTGTGCGCGCTGATTTCGAGGTTAACACCAAAGCAAAGCGAAATGAAAATCCTCCAGACACTTAGCTCGACTCCTCAGCCTTGACTTTATCCTCCGGTGAACTCCTTTTGGTGAACTGAGGTCCCCTTATTTTGTTACGCTGCCACGCCATGTCTCTCCAACATTTTCGCTCACCCTCCCAGTCCTTTTGCTCTCCATTTCTACCGCCTGATCCATTTGCTTTCCCTTTTTCTCAGTGAGAGTAAAGCAAGCACGGCGAAATATAGTAGTTCCGGAgaaaattttcaaaataaaacattaggTTAGAAGACTGTCAGCACTACGCCTATTGATTTATGACGAATGAAAGTGACGAAGACATGAAACGCTGATTTTGACCTTGTGAATTTCCAGGATAATCCTGgaaaagattttattttctgtcttgctttttatttctcatttaaatGTCTCTATAATTTAGTTTGTTGAATAGTGTTTCAACTTCATTCTGCTTACCTCTAACCACCCTGTATTCATAATAATATGATCTTGTGTTTGCAATGATAATTAAGGAATTTATCATCAGCTTGGTCTGACCATTCTCCTTGGCGAGTCAAGTAACTGATCATGTCTGCCAAAAAAACGgtactttattttcaaatcaaaacacacttcacttcCGGTTCTGCTTTGGCTTCTCTTCGCAAACTTGATCCAGCTTATCCCCCGGCTTCTTGTTTTTAGCTTCAAGCTGTGTTGTAATGCTGCCACTATGCGGGCATCCGAGTGCATGTCACCTGAAATGACtgtacagcagctctctgtacAGTTTCAAACCGCCCACTCTGAGACTTTCACACCAATTTGCCCTTTAGGCTCGACATGAGCAAGAGCGCCGTCGTTGTGAAGCTGTTTGATGATGCAGGCATCGTTGGTTATCGCACTCTGACACGTTGTTCACCTTGGAAAAACTGTCTCCGCGGCTTGATTCAGGGGTGTTTGAGTGCACCCACACCGCCTGCTCTCCTGCAGTAGACAGTCGATCAAGAGCAgtctaggtttttttttttcgttgtGTACTGTCTGGCTCCGAGCACGGTTGTCCTCAGACGGCCCGGCACGCAGGGAATAACGGCCGTGACGCAGAGGCACGTGCAGACTGAACGAGCCAGGAGTCCGCTCCGACAACCTCACATGGAGGCAGTCAGAAGTCACCccgtgcagacagagagaacagtAAAAACTGAACATCTGCACATGTGTCTCTTGCAGCTTTGTGTGTCAGCGCCTCATTTGACCTGGACTGATAGACACGTGATCTGCTGGCTTTTTGAGACTGGCTCACTTGACTTCAAATCTGTTGGTCTGCCTCATACATAACAGTCACCTTTGAGTTGAGGACAGTGGGGTAAAGTAGGTCATAGTGCAGGAATAGAGGAAAAAACGTCTACAGTCTGCCGCTGGAATAGTTTGCAACAGACCTCATTTCACAGAATCAAAGAAGCCAGGATGCTATTGACCCAAGGCTTGTCGTGTCCCGATGAGCCCCCTTATTGGTTGTTCTCTGTTGCTATGGTACCAGACATCAGATGCTGAAGTTTCATGCGCGACTTCTCAGTCGGTGCAGCAGGAAGTAGTTGCAGTGATGGAGAGTCAGAGAATGATGCGTGAGTGTGTAGAGAGAGGAGGATCTCTGCACAACTGGACTGAGTAATCGgtctgactcacacacagtcactgacgcctgtggtgtgtgtatgtgtatgtgtgtttgtgtttgtgttagtgaCAGCCAGAGAAAGACAAACGACATATAGGACTCTCTTCCTTTCCAAGAGAAATGCCTCAATATATTCAGGCATGAGCAATTGATTTAAAACACACCCTGCCAATATACCTTCCCTGACAATATAATTgaacagaaaagacacagtGAGGCAATAAGAGCAGGGTGTTCAGTCAGAGGCTCGGGAGCTTCTCTGAGCGCCTCAGATGGAAAAGGCACCTGAGGACACAGCATCACTTGTGGATGGGGAGCATCCTTGTTCATAAATAATTactggaaattgtgcaacagTCACAGTATCAAAGAGTAGCTTACTGTATGTGCGAAATGTCACGCGCCGATAGCTTCGAATCACTGCCCACATCTTTCATTTGATGAGCAGATTTTGAGAGGGTGTGATGAGCTAATGGCCTGAGGAAAGTTTTCGACTAAAGATGACATTTTAACCCTCCCACTTAAGTTAAAACATACAAATGACCAAAAATAAAGACCAGGAGATCATCACCTCTATCATGATGCTACCAGTCTCATTTGGGCTGTAAGAAGAtggaaattaaacaaaacatacTTCAGTTCTAGAGCCAAGAAAGTAAACTTTGTCTGAGTGACCCTCCAacttcattattcattcagttACATAACCCCACACTCAAACAGggacaaaaatacattttgcataAAGAGAACATGACTGTTGgcaacagcaacattttttctttcttttttttttctaaaaacagatAATCCCTCAAATAttgcacagtaaaaacacaagcaagtGAAAACATCAGACTTTTGAAAAGAAGAGTCCTTAAAAAACATCATCAGGAAAAGATGCAGACAAGTTTCCCACTTTGGACAAAGCGGTATATGACTGGTTGGTCCTTTTCAGCATCTTCTCCTGTTTTGGCCCCAGAGAAACAGTCCGCTGCACAATGATTTGTTCCAGAGTATGAAAAAGGCTTCACACGTGAAATTGCACATACAACTGAGTCCAAACGAGTCCTGTTTCTGTCACCACGGGACATTTGGCAAATGGTTAGAGACTTCAAATCCACAGCATACACAACTCTTCAGATTAATccacagatgaagaagaaagtgCATGTAGTTCATCTGTGACAAGTGAAAAGATTGTTCCTTTGCTCACAGTAAGAACCAGATAGCGGACACCGCATCATCCTATGAGGAAGATCAGGGTCTACGTGGGATTTCAAGTCCATTTCACACAGGAGGCATCTGTCCTGTCAGCTGCATAGAGATCCAGAGTTTTGTCTCTTCTAAATAAGGCCTGGGGATCCAGTGGGCAGGTAAAAGTAAATCCTTTCCTTGTTAGTTAAGTTTGGCACTGATGCGTATCCACTGAAGAGCCTGTCTGGTGTATTGGACCGCGTGAGCGATGCTACTGTGCAGAGTCAATGGCCCAGACAAAGTGTTCAAGTAGTTGAAGAACTCTGGAATGCAAGGGGAGGatgaaacacattcatttgACACATGTGGTGCATTTTCATGTAAATCTGTaaacaaaaggctttttttttgtcatctcaTGCACTGAATGTGTGACTCACTGCAGCCTCCATACCTTTATTCTCCTTTGCAAGGTTGTCTGCCACCTCCCAGTACTCGTAGCTGAACAGGACACTGTTGGTAATGTTCAGGTGACTTGCTGCCATCTGGTGGATACGTTGGGGAATGCTTATGAGAGAGGGTAAGTTGTTGCCCCCGTTTGAACCCTGTCTGAGGTGTTTGGCATTGGGTGAGAGTGAAGATGGGGGTCCTCCTGTGCCCCTGGGagttaaaaacacaatgcagtgaTGGTGGTCAGTGAAGGTTCAGTGGCTGTTGGATGCAGATGAATTCAAGAGCGTGTGATATGAAGCTATTATCCACCTACTTCCCACAGTCGTTCCAGCAGGGTGGTGTAGAAGGCACTTTGGAAGAACTCTGTAATGACACCATAAACAAGACTGAAAGTCATCCAAACCCGAATGTTTACATCTACCAAAAACTGTCCAGAAATTGAAACGACAATAAAATTTCCTGTATATGGCACATCAGACTTGTTGTTTTTAGACAAACCTTAAAGTAGTCCAGCAGAACCTTGGAGTATTTCAGTGCATGGTCCTTCTTTAAACGAAACATTTGCCAGTAAAGGAGGGCAAGGCATCGGAAACTGTGGGCACACAAGCACAAGTCAAAGAGACTCATACGGACCACAAATCATCCCCAAAATGCAGGTCCTTCAGCGTGATGATAGATGTGGCATAAACAGAGGCGATGACATACGCACCACAGAACCGccagctgtttgtcttcctgtctcgCTCCAGGGCCAGAGTGGCTCTTCAGTCTCATTGCGTACCTTAAGACACAGGACTGTTAACAATGGAGCTCCAACGCACGGATATGTGTATATCTGATTGTCTCTATGTCCAAATCCAAATGACTTGTATCTGTTCTTGCACAATTCACCTAATAAGCTCCACTGTCTCTGAGTACATGGCATAAGGAGACTTTGCCTCGAGTGGCCCTTCCTCCATTGCTTTCCCACATTCCATGAAGGAGAGAGCAGCGTCAATATAGTTCACAGCCTTCCCCAGCTTGTCCACCTGGGAAAAAGACATTCAGACATCATAAACAAGCATTTATCTGAGAGGGTCTTCAATTCTGTGCATTCAGTGGTGAGATCCAGgatgtgtttagcctagcttagcacaaaacgTACACACAGAGGGGACCAGCTAACCTAGCTCCATTAAATGTGCTTTCTAGCGACTGGGTGGCGCCgcacttctcctcctctttattcCCATATGTTAGGTTTCGTATGTTAGTTTTTCTCTGGGTAAATATTTCTAACCCTGAACAGACAGCTGTGCATCTGTGAGGTCACAGAAATTTCTTTAAAGGTACTGCTGttaaagatgttttcagttgttgGCCCAGGAGATTCTTGGATGTacttgtgtatatttgtgtgtatattttcaCTCTTTagttgtttccccctgcttccagttttTCCACTGagctaggctaaacacatcCTGTACCAGCTTCTGCTCTAGTTGGTATCGAAGATTCTGGCCCTGATGCAGAACTACGCACCAACATACCAGAAACTGCCATTTAAGAGTCTCAAGAGGAAGCAAAAAACATATACATGAATTTATGTTTTGGAGCATCCTCCTTCTCTATTTTAAACTGTCTCATCCAGTATGAACTTATCAACACATGGAGGTGCATTCTGATGTGAGGTGTGAACTGATGCATGTagagctgtccacttgtgacTGGATCACACATCATGCATGTTAAcagcaggtgtaaacagggccgATGATCAAGGGCTCACCATTGCGTCTGCACGGTGCTTCATCCTCTTAGCTTCATGTAAGTAGTACTCAGCATGGTGAGGCCTAGGAGGatggacagcagcacagagaaatgaaaaaaagagcaGCGCAGTCACAGTGTTTTATGTCATCAATAAGTCTGATTCTCAGCTGTCTGCTGAGTCTGTATCTGACAAACATCCAGCTATGGGCTatgcagtgatgaactgtgtgGACTTGATATGACTGCTCACGTTTCATGGTTTGCCACCACCCCCTTGTGTCCTGCAGGGCCCCAGGACTCGGATGGGGTTTGGGGCTGTCTCGACACTTTTACACATTCCACCTCCATCTTGGGCTGAGTGCACAGATCAAAAAGAGGTCAAATAAACCAAACTGCAAGCAATGAAGCTGGGTTGATCTAAACAGGTACTTTTTTGTGCTACCTTTATAGCAGAATCTCTATTCTTGTCTCTGTTCTTGTGGACATGGACGTGATGCTGCTCTGAAGTCTTTGTTTTGGAGGAAGGCTTGGTGGACTCGGTGCTGTCGGACAGTGGAGACAGGGGAGTCAATGGCCTCTTGCTGTCCAAGTACTCCTCCAAGTACCTGCAAGTGAACATACCCATATACGTATACATTGATACAAACACTCATAACATGGGATGTAGATATAAATACACTGATGTGAATACATAATGACTGAAAGGGAGTGGTGGGTTTTCTCACCCATTGTGTGTGGTCTCAGTCACAAAGGTGTGCTCAGCTGTGTGAGATGAAGAGTCTGTGCGGCCTGAGAGGTCATTTGTATAAGGAATacttctcttgctctctctgtgtgacacACCATTCTCCAGCtggtcacacacaaacacacacatgcatgctttGAAGAACAAGCCTGTATCGATGCTTCATGCCTCACATACATGCATGAAAACGTGGACATCAAATTCAAGAGGAAAAGTAAATACATGAACATGTTTTATACCTTGCGTTTCCTTTTGCCGTCTTTGCTCACAGTCTCGGGGACATACAGGTGTTTCATAGCCTCTCTTTGCTTGTCCTTggttgatgaagaggaggaggaagaggacggcTTGTTCACAGTAGAGCTGGCAGCGCTGTCCGGGACCCTTTTGAGAAGACAGAGGTCTATCTGCACCACCAGATTTCTAAGCCCTCGCTGGGAAGGTGCTGTAGCCTTCTCACCTCGGCCAAAGGGGACCAGGGTGTAGAGTTTTTGCTTCCCCTCACTCTGCTGCCCTTCACTTGGATTACCTGTGGCGGGCCCTCTGGGGTGCACCACCTTTGGCCTGTTGGCATCAGTTGTGCCTGAGCCTTGCTGCCCTCTCTTGGCGAGTCTTTTGTGAGAGGTAGAGTCTGCAGGAACTTTGGTGATGGCAACCTGTTGTTCAGACTCTGAATCTGAAtttgatgatgaggaggaagaggatgaggaggatggtCTGTGAGGAGTTGGGGAACGTGACGGAGGAGGCGAACggtcttctctctcctcctcactcctgtctCCCTTTCTTGTCCGCCCCTTGTGGCGCGAGTCGTCTTGAGGGCGGTGTCGATCGCTGTTGGTAGGCAGTCTCTGTTTGGCCTGGACTGTTTGCCATTCGTGTCTATGTtgctgctccctcctcctgctgttttcccctcttgctgtctcctctctcttcttcctctgcctctctatcactcgctcctcctcttcctcctcctcctcctcgtctgcCGAACTCTGGATCCAGGGACgtctcagcagctgctcctccGCCAGCCTCCTGTCTTCCTTTCTCTCGTGTCTCCCTTGGTGTTTTTCCCGAtgtctgtcctcttttctctcttgttttctcccCTCTTCTCGGGCCAGATGATGGTGTTCCACCTCTTGCTCCTTGGACTGGGGTctcttctgctttgtttttgtatgGTTAACATGAACAGGAGTTGGCGCTTTTGCCTCCCAAGACTTGTCTCTAGGTTTAAGGCTAGGACTTGATTGAGAGTTCAGCCCAGTACTAGAATTAGTCGGAGCTTTGGAGGTAGATTGGGGATGAGAACTATGACGAGCGTTAGTTTCACGACTAGTGGGAGCTAAGTACTTTGCTCTTGTGGGGCTATGTTGTGAGCCGGATGGAAGCGAAGGCCGGGGCTTGTGGTTGGAGTTGTGGTTGGATCTGCTACTCTGGTTTTGCTCaaaatgtggtgtgtgtttggctttggGAGCCTCAGAGGGCTGTTTAGAGCTTGGATGGAAGTTAGGCTTGGGTCTGGATTTGAGGCTGTGACTCTGGTTAGagttcagagcagcagaggcctTGGACTTGCTTTGGTCTTGATTCTGCGTGGGCCGAGGCTTGGGCTTGTGCTGATGAGCTGGCTGACGATGAGTGGTGTTTGTAGGTTTGCACTTGGTGTCAGTGTTGGGCAATGGGGCAATCCATGACCTAATTTTTGTCCTGTGGGGAGTGGTTGTTAAGCTTTGTGTTTGGTTCTGACTCTGAGCCTCAGGGTAGTGACGAACCCTGGAAGGAGGAGCAGGCAGGCTGGGACTGGGGCTTCTTGGAGGGTCTCTAAGTATAGGGCTAGGGCTACGGCTCCCATGCGGACTGGGGCAAACACTTGGAGCTGGACTGGGGATCGGGCTGTGCCTTGGGCTAGGGCTGGGACTTGGGCAGGTGCTGGTGAATGGGCTGGGGCTGGGGCAGTAGCTGTAACCAGGACTGGGTAGGGGGCTGTTGTTGTCACTGTAATGGAACTGTGGGCTGAGAATAGGGCTTTGGCTGGGGCTGTACTCCTGATTGCTGTCCCAGGACCTGGCTGGAGATGGGGCTCGTTGGGTGTGGGGAGAGGGAAAGCGCCCTGGAATGCTCTGGGAGGGATCCTGTTCACTGCGGGCAGATTTTTTCTTCAGCCATTTATCCAGCTGCCACTGGGCAGCAGAGGGGTGGTCAGTCTTAAGaaagcacagaagaagagacaaaaaaaatgttaaatatcagTCATAAATTGgatgaatttaaaatgaatcTTGGCATGCATGTGCGGTGGTGGAAGAAGTCTACATAGATCCTTTCTTAAGACAAAGTCCAAATACACCAACataaaaaatactctgttacaaatAAAAGACCCACATTAAAAATCTGAGTCAAGTATTTTCAAGAAAATTGacttaaaatatcaaaagcAGTTATATATAGAAAATATATTAGTGATGTATTCATGTGTAAGTGGCATTTTATTGCAGCAAAATTTCAACAACTTCATATGTTATATATGTACTATAAAGACAATTCTGGCTATTCTTTAAAATCAGATCTGTCCAGTAATAGTATGTCTATCTgttaaattgtgttttctgcttaATTCAAATGAACCTAACCTAAAGAGGTAACTGTATCTTGAAATAAGAAAGCATATATTGTATCTCTGTACTGGAATTATGAAAACTGAAACTTGATTTTAGCAAATatttgaaacaaactgatttgAAAAAGGCTCAAACAGTCTTACTGCgctggtgttttctttttaaataaaggaCTAAATTATTCAGTAAAATGATGTGATGCAGGAAATGTGCATCAAAATTTAAAAGTTGACCATTTGAAAGTTGAAAAATTGGGTATCTTAAGCTCTGAACTGTAAATAGAAATgtagtgaagaagaagaagtatgAAGTAACAGAAAACGGAAATActcctcctcttgttctcaGGTACAGTAGGTAAGTAAAGTACTTTGGGCATTTCACCACTGCACACGTCTTTTTATACACTCATTAAGAATTAAAACTAGATGAAAAGAGATGGCAGTAGGTGTGAGAGAAGGCACGATACCTTAGCTTTACATTTAACCCTGAGAGGAATGACACAtactggcgtgtgtgtgtgcacataccacaacactgtcacactgtaaaAGGACCATCTAAAACGCACTACATTCACTGCACACAACAAACACCTCAGCTGCCACGAAAACAATTCAAACTCCAAATGACAAACCTGGATCGTGACTCATGTCTAAAATGTGTTTGCTCAATAAGAAAATCCAACTGACATTATAACCTCCTTTCAATAGCCTACTCACTTCATGGTCTCACAGTCCACATCTGTGCTTACAGAAGCTCAACCCCCATCCAATTATGCCAAATGACTCACTTGATGTTTGCTTAACGACTGGTTTGGTAATGGTAAGAATGAGCAGAACACAAGGGAAAGCAGGAGTTTTTactcaagcaaaaaaaaaaaaaaaaaaggaagaggataCTCACGGCTGGAGAGCGAacttctttccttctctcacgttctctttttctctcttcgcTGAGCAGAGGCTAAATTAAACCTCTACTCCTCAAGTCAAACAGTGACCCCCCCCCCGTCCCCACATCCCTCGCCCTCTTTCCAGAGAAGACACTGCATCTCTTGTACCGTCTCGGctgccctccctccttcttttctgtccctccctctctctctctctctcactaccTGGAACTCTGGTTCTGCTGCCTCCATAACTCCAACCCCCATCTCTTCCTTGGGAGACATTTAAACAGTCCAcgtaaatgaaaaacacatggtgtgcacacccccaccccccgccccAAAcaccctccactccctcctccgCTACAGGGGCCCAATGTAGCGCATGTTTAGTGATACAGTCCACTATGTCATACAGGGCCTTCCATTCATACAAGAGGAGCAGGTCTCTCTTCCATTCCCCACATAGCACACATCTCAATGCCCCACACCTCCCAAAGCCCATCATACCCACCCTGCTCTACACCCATCTGAGGTGCTGATACACAAGTTGTCCACATTGTCTGTGCATGGTTGTTTTGAAAGAGAAGGTAGCTCTTGCTGTTGATGTCAACATGACCCCAAGTCCTGATGACTTCCACGTCCTGAGGGCTTTCCTCTTTAAGACCGGACCTGTTGACATGACACCCAGGCACTAATTCCCAAAGCTACTTCTGCCCCATGacgccccctcctcccccctcctctccaacTCACGCAATGCATTCTTCATTCCTTcaccacccccccccacacctGCCGTCAGCTGCCTCCAGGCCACTGCTCCCTGTCAAGAATTCACCCGAAGACACACaaccagaggaggagacagataAGCGACACACTGAGGAGAAGATAGGGAGCAGAAGAGGAAGCGGCTCAGCGTTGATACCTCCTTGATGCTGCACGGCGGCTGCGTGTTGGCGAGTGACGAAGGCCCTGGGGGAACTTCTGGGCTCCGGCTGGGGCTCCGGGAGTGAAGGCTACTGCTGCCCGACTCGGCGGAGCAGTCTGAGCCTGAAGAGTCTGAGCTGGAATGTCTCACCCGCCTGCCATGTGTGTGCGCTTGCTGTGCTGACAGgctgtcagtcaacacacacacaaacatcagagaGGGGTCAGCGTGGGTGCACGGCCGAGTGGAGCAGACACATTCTGTTATTATTCACACAGTTGAACTTATGTTTACAGACAAACAGTCATGTGAAAACACCCAAAGCTCACATCCACAGTATGCACACATGATATTTGTAATGAAGTACCTGTGTTCACCCCAGGAATCGGACTCACGAGTTTCCTTCAggaacacaaaacagaaaacagaagcttATCATCCACAGCAGCGGCAGCGCAGTGAACAGCTTGCTACACCCGATGTGTTACCTCTGCTGCTTGTCGTCTTTATGTTAATAGCAAGTACAGAGAGACTTGTGCCAAACTGCATATGGGTGTGTACACACCATTAAACAATACCAGAAAAACAGGCATCTGTCAGCAGGAGCTGCCAAACTCTACAGTCATagtctctgttttgttttcccatacagtttctctttttgttctctcaaccctctctcgctgtctttctgcctcttcAAGCATGCACAATAGCACGAAGACATGtccagcaaaaataaaaaaatatactaAAACATCTGGCCCATCCCATATGGGATTACAAGACACAGctattttacaaaaacaagcATCTTCTGGTAAcacatgtacaaaaacaaaaccaagagaAGGACATTAATTGCAGCTTTATAAGTACTTTCAAATAATATATTAATGTGGAAATGTTCCAAATGCACATACAAAGCACTGCTACAAGCCTACATGTGTGCCTTCATATGTGAACAGCCACTCTTTGAGCGTCATCCACATTTACATGCATTACTAAACAATAATGCAAACGTTA
This window encodes:
- the aff3 gene encoding uncharacterized protein aff3: MPTVHGGKGKLSVVCFLLRCAYSQVTRSQLNSCAKDILEDMTQSWPSQQALGGDQAQRILYNSKEAKLPSTQQRQSRGDVQLRMTRHPHVAPHKSMLADDLKLSSDDDDTQRETRESDSWGEHSLSAQQAHTHGRRVRHSSSDSSGSDCSAESGSSSLHSRSPSRSPEVPPGPSSLANTQPPCSIKETDHPSAAQWQLDKWLKKKSARSEQDPSQSIPGRFPSPHTQRAPSPARSWDSNQEYSPSQSPILSPQFHYSDNNSPLPSPGYSYCPSPSPFTSTCPSPSPSPRHSPIPSPAPSVCPSPHGSRSPSPILRDPPRSPSPSLPAPPSRVRHYPEAQSQNQTQSLTTTPHRTKIRSWIAPLPNTDTKCKPTNTTHRQPAHQHKPKPRPTQNQDQSKSKASAALNSNQSHSLKSRPKPNFHPSSKQPSEAPKAKHTPHFEQNQSSRSNHNSNHKPRPSLPSGSQHSPTRAKYLAPTSRETNARHSSHPQSTSKAPTNSSTGLNSQSSPSLKPRDKSWEAKAPTPVHVNHTKTKQKRPQSKEQEVEHHHLAREEGRKQERKEDRHREKHQGRHERKEDRRLAEEQLLRRPWIQSSADEEEEEEEEERVIERQRKKREETARGENSRRREQQHRHEWQTVQAKQRLPTNSDRHRPQDDSRHKGRTRKGDRSEEEREDRSPPPSRSPTPHRPSSSSSSSSSSNSDSESEQQVAITKVPADSTSHKRLAKRGQQGSGTTDANRPKVVHPRGPATGNPSEGQQSEGKQKLYTLVPFGRGEKATAPSQRGLRNLVVQIDLCLLKRVPDSAASSTVNKPSSSSSSSSTKDKQREAMKHLYVPETVSKDGKRKRKLENGVSHRESKRSIPYTNDLSGRTDSSSHTAEHTFVTETTHNGYLEEYLDSKRPLTPLSPLSDSTESTKPSSKTKTSEQHHVHVHKNRDKNRDSAIKPKMEVECVKVSRQPQTPSESWGPAGHKGVVANHETPHHAEYYLHEAKRMKHRADAMVDKLGKAVNYIDAALSFMECGKAMEEGPLEAKSPYAMYSETVELIRYAMRLKSHSGPGARQEDKQLAVLCFRCLALLYWQMFRLKKDHALKYSKVLLDYFKSSSKVPSTPPCWNDCGKGTGGPPSSLSPNAKHLRQGSNGGNNLPSLISIPQRIHQMAASHLNITNSVLFSYEYWEVADNLAKENKEFFNYLNTLSGPLTLHSSIAHAVQYTRQALQWIRISAKLN